The proteins below come from a single Saccharophagus degradans 2-40 genomic window:
- the msrB gene encoding peptide-methionine (R)-S-oxide reductase MsrB yields MAKSIGTLLAVSSVVAIAAVFSQVGLVSQTIADEINAEPDMSMTVAQAQQLVARGENLTSIPKHIWRQLLTKHEYNIMWEKGTERAFTGDLLEVQQPGVFVTAGCKLPVFKTEHKFKSGTGWPSFWDVVDKNNIILKDDSSWGMRRIEVLSACGEHLGHVFDDGPEPTGLRYCINSAALDFIAADTAEPEE; encoded by the coding sequence ATGGCTAAATCGATTGGCACACTGCTAGCAGTAAGTAGCGTGGTGGCGATAGCAGCAGTGTTTAGTCAGGTAGGGCTGGTTTCGCAGACGATAGCAGACGAAATTAATGCCGAACCAGATATGAGCATGACTGTTGCACAGGCGCAACAGTTGGTGGCGCGCGGCGAAAATCTTACTTCCATTCCCAAGCATATATGGCGCCAGCTGTTAACCAAGCACGAATACAATATTATGTGGGAGAAAGGCACCGAGCGTGCTTTTACTGGCGATTTACTCGAGGTGCAACAGCCAGGTGTTTTTGTAACCGCCGGCTGTAAATTACCTGTATTTAAAACCGAACATAAATTTAAATCGGGCACCGGCTGGCCGAGCTTTTGGGATGTGGTAGATAAAAACAATATAATTTTAAAAGATGATAGCAGCTGGGGAATGCGGCGGATAGAAGTGTTATCTGCTTGCGGCGAGCACTTAGGGCACGTATTTGACGACGGCCCAGAGCCAACCGGTTTGCGCTATTGTATTAACTCTGCAGCACTAGATTTTATTGCTGCCGACACCGCAGAGCCAGAAGAGTAG
- the rng gene encoding ribonuclease G yields MTDEILVNCGPTETRVALVENGVLQEVYLERTRAKGFVGNIYKGKVVRVLPGMQAAFVDIGQERAGFIHVSDIETLPEGAESRPRSDIDIREVVREGQELLVQVTKDPIGTKGARLTTQLSVSARYLVYMPNTPHIGISNRIEDAEERERLRTIVEKLAAEHAEEFPDGGFIIRTVAEGATEEEMRADIPFVYHLWHDLADSVKKAKAPSIIYEDLPLFMRTIRDFMRSNIEKVRIDSRESYARMDKFAKHYAPEIGGRLEHYPGERPLFDLYGVEEEIQRALDKKVVLKSGGYLVVEQTEAMSTIDVNTGAFVGSRNLEETIFKTNLEAAAAIARQLRLRNLGGIIILDFIDMLDKEHQRQVLRTLEKCLEKDRAKTSITGVSELGLVEMTRKRTRESLGQAMCESCPVCRGRGILKSPETVCYEIFREILRDARAYENEKFMVLASQVVIDLLLDEESANVADLESFIGRTIEFRVETVYNQEQYDIVLV; encoded by the coding sequence ATGACCGACGAAATATTGGTTAACTGCGGCCCCACCGAAACGCGGGTTGCACTGGTAGAAAACGGCGTATTACAGGAAGTCTACTTAGAGCGCACTCGCGCCAAAGGCTTTGTTGGCAATATCTATAAAGGCAAAGTGGTGCGCGTGCTGCCCGGTATGCAAGCGGCGTTTGTGGATATTGGCCAAGAGCGCGCTGGGTTTATCCACGTGTCGGATATCGAAACTCTCCCCGAGGGAGCAGAAAGTCGACCGCGCTCCGATATTGATATTCGCGAAGTGGTTCGCGAGGGCCAAGAGCTATTGGTGCAAGTAACCAAAGATCCAATCGGCACCAAAGGGGCTCGCCTTACTACTCAGCTCTCTGTTTCGGCCCGCTACTTGGTTTACATGCCCAACACGCCTCATATTGGTATATCAAACCGTATTGAAGATGCCGAGGAGCGCGAGCGTTTGCGCACCATTGTAGAAAAGTTAGCGGCAGAGCACGCAGAAGAATTCCCTGATGGCGGCTTTATTATTCGCACCGTGGCCGAGGGCGCAACCGAAGAAGAAATGCGCGCGGATATCCCTTTTGTTTATCACCTGTGGCACGACCTTGCCGACAGCGTAAAAAAAGCCAAGGCGCCTTCAATTATTTACGAAGACCTGCCCTTGTTTATGCGCACCATTCGCGACTTTATGCGCAGCAATATCGAAAAAGTGCGCATAGACTCGCGCGAATCCTACGCGCGAATGGATAAATTTGCCAAACACTATGCCCCCGAAATTGGTGGCCGTTTGGAGCATTACCCAGGCGAGCGCCCGCTATTTGATTTGTACGGTGTGGAAGAGGAAATTCAGCGCGCGCTAGATAAAAAAGTGGTGTTAAAGTCGGGCGGCTATTTAGTGGTTGAGCAAACCGAAGCCATGTCGACGATAGATGTGAACACCGGTGCATTTGTTGGTAGCCGCAACTTAGAAGAAACTATTTTCAAAACAAACCTAGAAGCTGCCGCAGCCATTGCCAGACAACTAAGGCTGCGCAATTTGGGCGGTATTATTATTCTCGACTTTATCGATATGCTCGATAAAGAGCACCAGCGACAAGTGCTGCGCACGTTAGAAAAGTGCCTAGAAAAAGATCGCGCTAAAACCAGTATTACCGGCGTGTCTGAACTGGGCTTAGTCGAGATGACGCGCAAGCGCACACGCGAATCGCTGGGGCAGGCCATGTGTGAATCCTGCCCTGTATGTCGCGGTAGAGGTATTTTGAAATCCCCCGAGACCGTTTGTTACGAGATCTTCCGCGAAATATTGCGCGATGCGCGCGCATACGAAAACGAAAAGTTTATGGTGCTTGCCTCGCAGGTTGTTATTGACCTGCTGCTCGATGAAGAATCGGCCAACGTGGCGGATTTAGAAAGCTTTATTGGTCGTACCATCGAATTTAGAGTAGAGACGGTATACAACCAAGAGCAATACGACATAGTGTTGGTGTAG
- the yjgA gene encoding ribosome biogenesis factor YjgA encodes MQDDIEHDDYYDSDEEYVKSKTRVKKEMHALQALGEELTKLSRAQLDTFPLGEALKDAILESPKITSNSASKRHRQFIGKLMRDAEHEQIIARLDEIKEAQHRVAQQHHTVERWRDELIKGDDSKMQQFINDYPQCDRQQFRQLLRNARAEQGNNKPPAHTRKLFKFLRDTIAAHAAE; translated from the coding sequence ATGCAAGACGATATAGAACATGACGACTATTACGATTCCGACGAGGAATATGTAAAAAGTAAAACCCGCGTTAAAAAAGAGATGCACGCTCTGCAAGCCTTGGGTGAAGAGTTAACTAAGCTCTCGCGCGCGCAATTAGATACTTTTCCTTTGGGTGAAGCGTTAAAAGATGCCATTTTGGAATCGCCAAAAATCACGTCCAATAGCGCCTCGAAACGCCACAGGCAATTTATTGGCAAGCTAATGCGCGATGCCGAGCACGAACAAATTATCGCTCGGTTAGACGAAATTAAAGAAGCGCAGCACCGCGTAGCACAGCAACACCACACTGTAGAGCGCTGGCGCGATGAGCTTATTAAGGGCGACGACAGTAAAATGCAGCAATTTATTAACGATTACCCTCAGTGTGATCGTCAACAATTTAGGCAATTACTGCGCAATGCTCGAGCAGAACAAGGTAATAACAAGCCACCTGCACACACACGCAAGCTGTTTAAGTTTTTACGCGATACTATCGCTGCGCACGCGGCGGAATAA
- a CDS encoding carbon-nitrogen hydrolase family protein: MRVAVIQMVSGEQTADNLQQAQALVKSAKEQGAQLAVLPENFLTYGQSAPDLESIRNTYLPALADLAASNSIALVAGTLPFREALGSKPYASSFVFNSLGEQLFRYDKIHLFDANVADATGSYRESDHFAKGSQLGLVDACDTRLGLSVCYDLRFPEYYRLLAQQGAKVVCVPSAFTEVTGAAHWEVLLRARAIENQCFILAANQGGVHPCGRSTWGHSMIVNPWGEVMSKLTSGPGCLVQDLDLASIDSLQVNMPVLSHRVF, from the coding sequence ATGCGAGTAGCCGTTATTCAAATGGTGAGCGGTGAGCAAACCGCCGATAATCTTCAGCAGGCGCAAGCGCTGGTTAAAAGTGCGAAAGAGCAGGGCGCGCAGCTGGCCGTGTTGCCTGAAAATTTTCTTACTTATGGGCAGTCTGCCCCCGATCTCGAAAGTATCCGCAATACGTATCTGCCAGCTCTTGCCGATTTGGCAGCAAGTAATAGTATTGCGCTGGTGGCAGGTACGCTGCCTTTTCGCGAAGCGCTGGGCAGCAAACCCTACGCCAGCAGTTTCGTGTTTAACAGTTTGGGTGAGCAGCTTTTTCGCTACGATAAAATCCATTTGTTTGATGCAAATGTGGCAGATGCAACAGGCAGTTATCGCGAGTCGGATCATTTTGCCAAAGGTTCGCAGCTGGGGCTGGTAGATGCTTGCGACACTCGTTTAGGTTTGTCGGTATGTTACGACCTGCGCTTTCCTGAGTACTATCGCTTGTTGGCTCAGCAGGGTGCAAAAGTGGTGTGCGTGCCCAGTGCATTTACCGAGGTGACCGGCGCCGCCCACTGGGAGGTTCTGCTGCGTGCACGTGCAATTGAAAACCAGTGTTTTATTTTGGCGGCAAATCAGGGCGGCGTTCATCCGTGTGGTCGATCCACTTGGGGGCACTCGATGATAGTGAACCCTTGGGGGGAAGTTATGTCGAAGTTAACAAGCGGCCCCGGTTGTTTAGTGCAAGATTTAGATCTTGCCAGCATTGATAGCCTACAGGTAAATATGCCGGTTTTGTCTCACCGAGTTTTTTAG
- a CDS encoding YhdP family phospholipid transporter: protein MNTPEIQERRSPKRLKQDFMRMVVRRFWGTLFTIIIAVAVCVQLGREAFPLLNDYRTEISRQLSGTLGVDIKIGEVAASWKGLTPKLNLIDVTVSNKDTAVFKIKRASAELSLLDSIADWRFSWRRIAFDQFETTLTQDEAGHWGVAGIASKPSASGEPGFNIDDPLDVFLFGRRIDITDVKINLEFRTGHNTQLVVPKVSLENDRDFHRLLAELNVDDEAEAFSLVVEGIGDPRNKETFHAKGYIALNQFPMEKVLAAVGADFWQSDEELAWKEGHRLDLSAWFEGNTEKGISFKGMLISDGLPVKLPEDVQLPQLVQSRVTGKWHGQEGWEFVLQNLGILWEHQQAPELAVKIYGNRAGEVGFLVDEINVADWMQTAQGMGLYRGKVGEVLSALNPRGTLKNVDVRLRSKEQGYFQLNAIAEDAAVDIYQGVPNLEHVNGFVSADAFGGFVNVDSRDGFVLNLPRVYEKPILFDSAHGQVAWNIDVENKLTYINSGLLEVKAKSPEGDQTETARGYLFLKLPFTKDLGEAEMVLSLGLNASNASSHRRYVPKVVPQALYRWLDKSIQGGDIKNVGFLYSGSVMKDPEVRPTIQVFGDVENATLKFDPEWPALEKINAHLFVDNADLTVQVTQAEMQGNHISGAVIDLVKAKDGKGHGLRIVGAITGNAAAAMKLLNDSPIRAAIGTAFDQWQVDGDVSAAISLLVPINKEFGAGSHKVSVGFENADIVMPDLNLRVLDISGALGYESGRGVFSDGLAGKVWGNKVNATIKSVAKGERAGTHIKFDGKVNSADILKWTSRPELHFVEGISPVSGSFYIPSKNTQQYSLEVAVATALKGTAITLPKPLGKQKAEEKKLAINIKIFPDRQEYKFDFEEWVAFDFTRNNTGLEGMRLSFAEPRKPISAGFFDVSGKVNEFDLEAWNEAKNDYFNYLSQVDVAEGNSHSSAESFMPVRMDLAVDTCTLGGLDITDLRVTGLGSSDKWRLHLDSDFLRGQVTVFNSDKPVTMDLDYLHFPVLEDVAEQGAEPESELNTEEQASRESVLADIDLSRAIAIDFVTRDFALGDASYGAWQFELRPVEHGIELNNIRADVRGMSLVSLAQKVDDVQTLVSANNVNTAGNQAVGEAEPTREGARFIWLQNAQGQQSFFDGQIRANNIADVLAAWGQEKMFNSESVVLNLRTQWDGAPDQVTLGSVQGLISFDMRNGNFIRGAEAGENPLLRLLALFNFDTIARRLQLDFSDLAKQGFAYDRVYGELDFANGEIVLETPLVVESTSSKVQWAGTINMLDETLDTEMVVTLPVAGNLAVATAFVMGLPAGLGVYVVGKLFKKQVDKVSSINYGVTGDWEDPKIKVRRIFNDSAAKNKGQSVKKEAASESTN from the coding sequence GTGAATACCCCAGAAATACAAGAGAGACGATCGCCCAAGCGCTTAAAGCAAGACTTTATGCGCATGGTTGTGCGTCGTTTTTGGGGCACGTTGTTTACCATTATTATTGCCGTGGCTGTATGTGTGCAGCTAGGCCGCGAAGCTTTTCCTCTACTTAATGATTACCGCACAGAAATAAGCCGCCAGCTAAGTGGCACGCTGGGTGTCGATATAAAAATTGGCGAAGTGGCGGCCAGCTGGAAAGGGTTAACTCCCAAGCTCAACCTTATTGATGTAACGGTAAGTAACAAAGACACCGCAGTCTTTAAAATCAAACGCGCGAGTGCCGAGCTAAGCCTTTTAGATTCGATTGCCGATTGGCGCTTTTCATGGCGACGAATTGCATTTGATCAATTTGAAACAACATTAACGCAAGACGAAGCTGGCCATTGGGGTGTTGCTGGCATCGCTTCTAAACCTTCGGCATCTGGGGAGCCTGGTTTTAATATAGACGATCCATTAGATGTCTTTCTTTTTGGTCGTCGCATTGATATTACCGACGTAAAAATAAACCTAGAGTTTCGCACTGGTCACAATACCCAATTAGTTGTACCAAAAGTAAGCTTAGAAAATGATCGCGATTTTCATAGGCTATTAGCCGAGCTTAATGTTGATGACGAAGCAGAAGCCTTTAGTTTAGTGGTAGAAGGTATTGGCGACCCGCGCAACAAAGAAACCTTTCATGCAAAAGGCTATATTGCGCTTAATCAATTTCCTATGGAAAAGGTATTGGCGGCCGTAGGAGCTGATTTTTGGCAAAGTGATGAAGAGCTGGCGTGGAAAGAGGGGCATCGATTAGATTTATCCGCTTGGTTCGAAGGCAATACAGAAAAGGGAATTAGTTTTAAGGGCATGCTTATTTCGGATGGCTTGCCTGTTAAATTGCCAGAAGATGTGCAATTACCGCAGTTGGTGCAATCGCGGGTAACCGGTAAGTGGCATGGGCAAGAGGGGTGGGAATTTGTTCTACAAAATTTGGGTATCCTTTGGGAACACCAGCAAGCACCCGAGCTAGCAGTTAAAATCTACGGCAATCGCGCCGGCGAAGTTGGGTTTTTAGTTGATGAAATAAACGTAGCCGATTGGATGCAAACCGCGCAAGGCATGGGTTTGTATCGCGGTAAGGTTGGCGAAGTTTTATCGGCGTTAAACCCGCGCGGCACGTTAAAAAATGTAGATGTACGCCTGCGCAGTAAAGAGCAGGGCTATTTTCAGTTAAATGCAATAGCAGAAGATGCCGCAGTCGATATTTACCAAGGCGTACCGAATTTAGAGCATGTAAACGGATTTGTAAGTGCCGACGCCTTCGGTGGTTTCGTAAATGTTGATAGCCGCGACGGCTTTGTACTTAATTTGCCCCGCGTATACGAAAAGCCCATCCTTTTCGATTCCGCGCACGGTCAGGTTGCTTGGAATATCGATGTAGAAAACAAACTCACTTATATCAACTCTGGTTTACTCGAAGTTAAAGCAAAAAGCCCCGAGGGAGATCAAACAGAAACCGCGCGCGGCTACCTGTTCCTCAAGCTACCTTTTACAAAAGATTTAGGCGAAGCAGAAATGGTGCTCTCGCTGGGGTTAAATGCATCGAATGCATCAAGCCATAGGCGCTATGTGCCCAAAGTGGTGCCGCAGGCGTTGTACCGTTGGTTAGATAAAAGTATTCAAGGCGGAGACATTAAGAATGTAGGCTTTCTTTACTCTGGGTCGGTAATGAAAGATCCCGAAGTGCGGCCTACTATTCAAGTTTTTGGCGATGTAGAAAATGCCACGCTTAAATTCGACCCTGAGTGGCCTGCCTTAGAGAAAATTAATGCACACCTATTTGTCGATAACGCCGATTTAACCGTACAGGTAACCCAGGCAGAAATGCAGGGCAATCACATTAGCGGCGCGGTAATTGATTTAGTTAAAGCTAAGGACGGAAAGGGCCATGGCTTGCGGATAGTGGGAGCCATAACAGGCAATGCCGCTGCGGCTATGAAGCTGCTAAACGACAGTCCGATTCGTGCGGCTATTGGCACTGCTTTTGATCAGTGGCAAGTAGATGGCGATGTATCTGCGGCAATTAGTTTATTGGTGCCTATAAATAAAGAATTTGGCGCAGGCTCGCATAAAGTGAGTGTAGGGTTTGAAAATGCCGATATAGTAATGCCCGATTTGAACCTGCGAGTGCTCGATATATCTGGTGCCCTCGGGTACGAATCTGGGCGAGGCGTATTTAGTGACGGATTAGCCGGCAAGGTGTGGGGCAATAAAGTTAATGCCACCATAAAGAGTGTGGCTAAGGGCGAGAGAGCGGGCACCCATATTAAGTTCGACGGCAAAGTGAATAGCGCAGATATTCTAAAGTGGACTAGCCGACCCGAATTGCATTTTGTTGAGGGTATCTCGCCTGTTTCGGGTTCATTCTATATTCCTTCCAAAAATACTCAGCAATACTCGCTTGAAGTTGCCGTAGCGACAGCGCTAAAAGGTACTGCCATAACCTTACCTAAACCTCTTGGCAAACAAAAAGCTGAAGAGAAAAAGTTAGCTATAAATATAAAAATATTCCCAGATAGGCAAGAGTATAAATTTGACTTTGAAGAGTGGGTTGCTTTTGATTTTACTCGTAACAATACTGGCCTAGAGGGTATGAGGCTTTCGTTTGCTGAGCCGCGCAAACCAATATCGGCCGGCTTCTTCGATGTGAGCGGCAAGGTTAATGAGTTTGATTTAGAAGCGTGGAATGAGGCTAAGAACGATTATTTTAATTATCTTTCGCAAGTAGACGTTGCTGAAGGTAATTCGCACAGTAGCGCAGAGAGCTTTATGCCTGTGCGCATGGATTTAGCGGTAGATACTTGTACCTTGGGTGGCTTAGATATCACTGACCTGCGTGTTACAGGGCTTGGTTCATCGGATAAATGGCGCTTGCATTTAGATAGTGATTTTTTGCGCGGCCAGGTAACAGTATTTAACAGCGATAAGCCGGTAACTATGGATTTAGATTACTTGCACTTCCCTGTGTTAGAAGATGTTGCCGAGCAAGGCGCTGAGCCTGAGTCCGAGCTAAACACCGAAGAGCAGGCGTCGCGTGAAAGTGTGCTCGCCGATATAGATTTATCGCGCGCAATTGCTATTGATTTTGTTACCCGTGATTTTGCCTTGGGTGATGCAAGTTACGGTGCGTGGCAATTTGAATTGCGACCTGTAGAGCACGGCATTGAATTAAATAATATTCGCGCTGATGTGCGCGGTATGTCGCTGGTAAGTTTGGCGCAAAAAGTTGACGATGTGCAAACACTGGTTTCCGCTAACAATGTGAACACAGCTGGCAACCAAGCTGTAGGCGAAGCAGAGCCTACAAGGGAAGGTGCGCGTTTTATTTGGTTGCAAAATGCGCAGGGGCAGCAAAGCTTTTTCGATGGGCAGATTCGCGCGAACAATATTGCCGATGTGTTGGCTGCCTGGGGGCAAGAGAAAATGTTTAATAGCGAATCGGTTGTGCTTAACCTTCGCACCCAGTGGGATGGTGCCCCCGATCAGGTTACGCTAGGTAGCGTACAAGGGTTAATTTCTTTTGATATGCGCAACGGCAATTTTATTCGCGGTGCGGAAGCAGGGGAAAACCCCCTGTTAAGATTATTGGCGCTTTTTAATTTTGATACCATAGCGCGTCGGTTACAGCTAGACTTTTCCGACTTGGCCAAGCAGGGTTTTGCCTACGACCGTGTGTACGGCGAGCTAGACTTTGCCAATGGCGAAATTGTTTTAGAAACGCCTCTCGTGGTTGAGTCTACATCGTCGAAAGTACAGTGGGCGGGTACCATTAATATGCTCGATGAAACTCTCGATACAGAAATGGTAGTAACCTTACCAGTAGCAGGTAATTTAGCGGTTGCTACGGCTTTTGTGATGGGCTTGCCAGCTGGCTTAGGTGTGTATGTAGTGGGCAAACTATTTAAGAAGCAAGTTGATAAGGTGTCTAGTATTAACTACGGCGTAACCGGCGATTGGGAAGATCCAAAAATTAAAGTGCGACGTATATTTAACGATTCGGCTGCAAAAAATAAAGGCCAAAGTGTTAAAAAAGAGGCTGCGTCGGAGTCGACTAACTGA